From the Scyliorhinus canicula chromosome 4, sScyCan1.1, whole genome shotgun sequence genome, the window tcacaaagctcctggccaaaaggctgtgtaccagaggtggtcgcagaggaccaaaccggCTTTGCCAACGGTAGGCAGCACACAGCGAACGTCAGGCagctgctgaacgtaataatgaccccctccggagagaacaccagaggtgatcgtctccctggatacagaaaaggcctttgacagagtcgcaTGGAAATacttcctcgaggtactggaacggtttgggctaggagcggggtcaCCTTCTGGGTGAGGATCCTGTACACCTCTCCAAAAGCGAACAatcgaactaacaccaccagctctgaatacttcccgctgcagagaggaacaagacagggctgccccctatccccactcttgttcgcactagcgatcgaacccctggcgatagccctgcaggacgcgaaaagctggaacgtaatccagagaggagacagagagcaaagtctcactctatgcagatgacctgctcctctatgtctcgaagccataGGAGGACTGAAGGCATACTACAAAAACTTAATCAGGGCAAAAgcaaggcattcccagtgaacccaaacaggggagggagagagctggaggggctcccgttcaaaacagcccagaacagattccgctacctggggatccagatagccaaagactggacacagatccacaagtggaacctgaccagcctggtggaggaagtaagaagagaccttcaaaggtggggctcactccccatCTCCCTGGTGGGGGGAGTGCGAGATTAACATACTgcctaggttcctcttcctgtttagatccactctgatcttcatccccaaggcctttttccaaaacgtaaACAGTCTAATCATGATGTTTGTGCAAAACGTAGATAGTCTAATCATGACGTTTGTTTAGAGGGGGTAAGAACCCAAGAATTCCCaaagacactgcaaagaaggaaaatcaaagggcgtttggccttaccaaacctacaatactaccactgggcagcaacagcagagtgagggggatgggtacaagaagttgatacagattgggtacaaatggacgAGGCACCCTGTaatgaccctccgggccctggccacagcagcaccccATCCTCAACAAGATACAAAACAAGCCCAGTGGAAGCGGCCACACTGAGAACGtagacccagctgagacaacacttcgggatagCCAAAATGTCCCTCATGGTTCCCctatgcggcaatcacagattccccccagccatgctggataccaccttcagAAGATGGAGGCGGAGAGGGGGCACATTAACGGTCGGGGACTTcgacgtagggcacagactggcaacACTAGAcgaactgatgaggaagtggaggctagcaaaaagacaggaaatgagacacctccaaataaaacactttctCCACAAAGAGACGGCAGGGTACCCCGGGCCCCACAAAACATACTGCTAgcgacctgataggcacaagcaacgagaaggggggggggctatgtgggaaattatacggacagctactggacagaggcCAGACTCCACTGGACAAGGGCAGACAAAAAtgagaggacgaactggggacagaggtaggacggggactctggagcgaagcactgagcatggTGAACTCCATCTCCtgctgtgcaaggctaagccgaatgcagctcaaagtggtgcacagagcgcacctgaccagaacccgaatgagcaggttcttcccggaggtggaggacaaatttgagcggtgccagaggggcctggcTTGCCCTAAGCTTGCTGGGTTTTGGgcagccttctctgaggcaatgtccaaggttgtgggggtgagggtgaagccatgcccaatagtggcaatcttcagggtatcggagcagccagagttacccatgtggaagggggccaacgtcctcacttttgcttccctaatcgcacgccggagaataaTGCTCGGTTGTGATCGGTAGCATCACCCACAGTtgtagactggctcgctgaccttttggaatttctccacctggagattaagtacgccacccaaggggcagaggaaggcttcctggatactttgcAGTTTGTCgggctgttccaaaacctgttcaaggccagcaacgaggagtaaactaataagaatttttttaaaacacacttAGATGAGGTACCAAAAGACTGCGTAACCCCGGGAAAGGTGGGAGGGGAGATTAAGTGAAAGTATTTGTAATGCTCCAGCTGAAGGTTCcatgaataataataaataattaatACTCAAATCTAGTTTACTGCAGCCAGGTTTTCATGATACTTTACAGAATAGAACTAAGCATATTCAAGTCAAATCAATAGAAATGTTGTCAGGAACAGGAGGCACAGAATAAATGTGAATGGTTATAGTCTAGTTAACTTTGAAAGCATTTTCTCCTAGCATTTAAGCCACGGAATAgtagaaataaaaacaggaatctGTTGCTTTATTCCCTGTGACCTTCCTGTCGAAACACATTTAATAATATAGATCAATTATATCATATAAATAAAAAACAGTACTTATTAATAATATCACAATAGTAATACATGCACTGTGCATTGGCCAAAATTACACTGATTTCAACACCAGTAAAGCAGCCCAGTGATGGTTGTGTTCCTAAAATACAAAATCCTGAAGACTACTTTTTCTTCCAGAATTTACTATAATTGTCAACTTTAAATTCATCTTCGAATTGCTCCTCTTTCATTCCAGCTCTTTTGGGATCACGCTTGCGCATTCTTGCTTTCCGTTCAGCTTCCGGCAAAAGGGAAACATCGACTGGCATCTGTAACAAATCAAGAAATGGTTTTCAACCAACCTGGGTTATCTGATTATCCTGCGTAAATGCACTGAAATCCATACAAGTCACAACAGGAAACATGCAATCTGGCCCAATACAACACAAATTAATAAAATAGGTTTTGGTTTTTTAAAGTATGGGCAGAATATGAAGAATAATTCAAACAGGTGAATTCCAAGTAGCTTCTTTGTCACTGAAATGATTATTTATAATAAATTTCACTTTTACCTTGAAGCAAACTTTAATTATAGAAGATTAAGCGTACTTTATGATCATGGTGGGGAAATCCAGAACAAGGAGCATAACCATCGAGCTGGGCTATTTGGGGGTGAAGTCAATATACATCTTCATGCAAAAGATAATGGATATCTCGAACTTGCTCCTCAAAGAGCTGTTGAGGCTAAGTcaactgaaaatttcaaaactaagAATTCTATTAGGCAAGGATATTAAGATACAGATCCATTATGATCTAATGGAATGGTTTGAAAGGTTAAATGTCCTCCACTTGTTCCTATGCTCCTGGTGTTCTGGTTAATGCATCAAACTATTTACAATAAATTGAGTTTGGGTTGTCAAGCATAAGCTGAGTAGAccattggcccatcaaatctgttccaccattcaataagataatggttgatctgattgtaatgaCAATTCCTCATTTCGGAATCTTCTATAATCTTCCATTACTCTTTTTAAATgatcaataacctttcacccctcacttaaaaatattcaaagcttccactgccttttgagggagttccaaagactcatgaccctcaagagaaaacaattctcctgctctgtcttaaatgggcgacccattatttttaaacagagactccaagagttccagatttctccacaataggaaacatcctttccacatccaccccatcAAGACCGTCagaatcttaaaggtttcaatcaagatGCGTCTTACTCTTCAGGATCCCAACGGATATAAGCCTTTGCTTATATCCGTTGGGATCCTGAAGAGTAAGACGCATTCCTGacaagacaacctgcccattccaggtattagtccagtaaattatctctgaactgcttccaacatatttacatccttccttaaatgagaCCAATATCCATTctaggtattagtctagtaagtcttctctgaattgcttgcAACGCATTTATATCCTTCATTAAACGAGACCAATGATGTACACAGTACTTTAAATGTGGTctctaacctccctacttttgtattcaattcccctcacaataaatgataacgttttattagctttcctaattacttgctctacctgcatactagccttttgcaATTCATACAGAAACAGAGTAGACATAATTGGGCCATTTTCTCGTTGGAAAGATGTGAcacgtggtgtgccacagggatctgtgctgggatctCAGCTTTTTACAATTCATATAAATTATTAGGATGAAAGGACACCCAGTTCCTTCTGCATCTCAAGAGCTTAGAAATCTCTCACTATTTAGATAAATTAtttctaccaaagtggacaatttcacatttttcaacaGTATATGCCATTTTCCAGATCTTTGACACTTCACTGAACCTATTTGTTATATTATTGTACCTtcttatgtcttcttcacaactttTTACctatttgtgtcatcagcaaatttagcaatcatATCGTTGGTCCTTTCATcctcatcatttatataaattctaAAAATCTGAAGTCctcgcacagatccctgtggcacaccacgtgTCACATCTTTCCAATGAGAAAATGGCCCATTTATGTCTACTCTCTTTCTGCTAGCTAGTCAATCTTCtacccatgccaatatgttaccccctacactatgagcttttattttctgcaataacctttgatgatgtggcatcttatcagatgtcttctggaaatccatgtattcactggttcccctttatccacagcatgttacttcttcaaaggacTCCAATGAATTGCTTAAACATgaattccctttcacaaaaccatgttgactttgcctgaATACCTTGAATTTTTCTACGCACCCTGCTATAAGTGGAGTTGCTATTCCATGTTTCAGAAAAATTGAGTGGTGGTCTGATCGAGTGAAAACTGTATTTTATTAATATAAACCCTTTAACTCATACAAAGTATCTGCAGTGGTACATTAAGAGTAGGTCCTCAGCTCAACAGAAACAAACTCCAGGCTGAAGTATTCTCCTGACCCTACTCTAGAATACATATTCTCCCACTGATCAATATAGTAAAAAAGAATGGTGAGCCCTGTCATATGACTTCTTCACTAACAATAGGAAAATAATACCCTATATTTCATTTAGTTTGCATTCTGTGCAAAGAGGAGTTGAAATGTATTTCCTctcacatataataataatctttattatcgtaacaagtaggcttacagaagttactgtgaaaatcccctagttgccatactccgccgcttgttcgggtacaccgagggagaattcaatctgcccaattcacctaacccacgtcttttggtacttgtgggagtaaactgcagccacggggagaacatgcagactctgcacagacagtgacccaagccgggaatcgaacctgggactctggtgctgtgaagcaacagtgttaaccactgtgctaccgtgccgcccacatattACTTTCCTTGAATGAGAAAGTCTTCTGTAACAAGTATATCTGGACTTTTGTAACCCATAAACAAATCGTCTTCTGCAGAGACTTTTAACACCTCAACCACAAAGCAGTACTTTTATGTTTGCATCACATGCAATATGAACATTGTGTTCTTCATACACCCTCATTAGTTAACAGCAGTTTGCACAAAGTTAGCAAGTAAAATATTTGGTTAAAGGCAACAGTTGTGGTGATAAACGTTCACTCCTGCTGAAACAAACACTGCATTGAACAAATTGAAAAGATATTAAGTAATCTGTGCTCTGTTCTGGACTAAGTGATCAAGGGCTAAATTACTTGACAAGATATTTCGATTTCCTGTAATCCTAGAAACTACCTGAGTTGTATATAGGTAAATAGATAGATGTAGCGATATACATACACCCCCACCTTTATTTTATGATGTTGTTTTTCAGTATGACATTGGAAGCCAGCTACGCAGTCTTTTCAAGATAATGTTTGATGTAGAAACTCACAAATATGGGTCACATTCTTTTCCTATGAAAATAGTTTCAAAACTTGTGAAATGGGGAGttagagcatagagcatagaacagtacagcacagaacaggcccttcagccctcgatgttgtgccgaacaatgatcaccctacttaaacccacatacccaacaatcccccccattaaccttacactatgggcaatttagcatggccaatccacctaacccgcacatctttggactgtgggaggaaaccggagcacccggaggaaacccacgcacacacagggaggacgtgcagactccacacagacagtgacccagccgggaatcgaacctgggaccctggagctgtgaagcattgatgctaaccacataaATGGAAGATTTTGAACTAAAAAATGTCATTTATATACCTTTGTCTTTTTGATTTTTATTGAACAAATTTTCTTCCCTTTCCTTCTGAACAATAATTATTTAATACTTACGGTAATCATTTTTTTAGGCTCCATGTATCGGATATTGATAGTGGATCCGTCAGGTCGAATCAGCAAAACAGGATACAGCCTGGCATAGACCTGTCTACCACATCGAACTATTGATGTTCTATTTGAATTGTTCCGCCTGGGCATGATGGACACAGGATACACAGCAGGAAGCATTCTTTCAGAAATATATAGCTGCAAAGATCTATTGAAAGTAAAAATATTTACTAACAAATTTGAACCAATGATTACTCAAACAGTTAAAGCACATGCATAATCAACAGCAACGTATCAATCCTGTgtgtgagcagcacggtggcgcagtggttaacactactgcctcgcggtgctgaggtcccaggttcgatcccgaccctgggtcagtgtccgtgtggagtttgcacattcttcccatggctgcgtggatttcacccccacaaaagatgtgcaggctaggtggattgggcacgcttagttgccccttaattggaaaaaatgaattgggtactctaattttttttaaaaaccaatccTGTGTGCAAACCTCAATCACAGTGGAAGCTAGATTTCAATGCATAAGTAAATTGGCAAAATTAACTGCATCTTTGGTTCTCTTGAGTTACGTAAATTTGTTAGAGGATATTGGGAGGTCAAATAATTATGTTTTTCTGGATATATATTTAGCTTTCTGGGAAAATAAAGTCCAGAATTTATATATGCTTCTCACAACCAAACGTTGTCCTAACGTGCTTTAACACCAAAACCAATACATTTGAGTTGCACTAACTGTTGCATTGTGGAAACACAGCAGCTAGTTTGTGTACAACCTCCGACAATGTGGTAATAACCAGGTAGTCAAGTTTccattataatttttaaaatttatttattcatgggatgtggcatcgCCATTTGGCCcagtacttattgcccatccccaattgcccttgaccgGAGTTAAGAGTcactcacattgctgtgggtctggagtcacatgtaggccagaccaggtaaggatccagatttccttcccgaaaggacattagtgagccagatggctctttacaacaatcatagaacatagaacagtacagaacaggcccttcagccctcgatgttgtgccgagcaacgatcaccctactcaaacccacgtatccaccctatacccgtaacccaacaacccccccccccccaaccttactttttaggacactacgggcaatttagcatggccaatccacctaacccgcacatctttggactgtgggaggaaaccggagcacccggaggaaacccacgcacacacggggaggacgtgcagactccgcacagacagtgacccagccgggaactgaacctgggaccctggagctgtgaagcatttatgctaaccaccatgctaccgtgctgcccaatcaacaatggttttgtgccatcattagatttttaattccagattttaattgaattcaaatttcgtcaTCTCCCATGatgggattcgaatctgggtccccagagttttactcttgggtctctggattactaatccagtgacaataccacaacatcaCTGCTTCCCACTTGGGATAAAATATTGGTCAGGTCAGGGATAACTCGGCTTTTTTTCAAAATAGGATCCTTTGGCCACTCCACTAACGGCCGAAGCAACTCAGCAAACCTTTGGCGGTTGGGCTTGAAAAATATCGACA encodes:
- the mrpl55 gene encoding 39S ribosomal protein L55, mitochondrial — encoded protein: MALGWSARLWRFVPSLQLYISERMLPAVYPVSIMPRRNNSNRTSIVRCGRQVYARLYPVLLIRPDGSTINIRYMEPKKMITMPVDVSLLPEAERKARMRKRDPKRAGMKEEQFEDEFKVDNYSKFWKKK